From Uloborus diversus isolate 005 chromosome 8, Udiv.v.3.1, whole genome shotgun sequence, a single genomic window includes:
- the LOC129227812 gene encoding carboxypeptidase N subunit 2-like translates to MLLILIMTLWSINIIQSLDSSCDYSRINDVEDFVQVRCQGNDSLTDTLKEILSNITEPIRIFELRNSVLDALPDDIFQATENAVVEKVVFDNVSLELLSVPTLGDPPFESVQKTLQHFEVYDSSHVFAWNLSSLSHMQNMKSLIVENSDVFSLYVPFSVWPALQFVQIINSRLKWIHPRLLQANQELAICSFSNNEIRHVQRSMFPEPASNLWSLDLSYNWLEWLPENIFSDMDALIELKIDNNQLKEVSQRVFSPVWNNLTQFWLDGNPFFCSTADWTNGTRDLPLFMDSSRCHMRNKIVLFDAYFKGYY, encoded by the exons ATGCTTCTGATTTTAATCATGACGCTATGGAGTATCAACATTATTCAAAGCCTTGACAGTTCATGTGACTATTCAAGGATTAATGACGTAGAAGACTTTGTCCAAGTTCGATGCCAAGGAAATGATTCACTAACAGACACTCTCAAAGAAATTTTGAGCAACATCACGGAACCAATTCGAATCTTTGAGTTACGAAATTCGGTTCTAGACGCATTACCGGATGATATTTTCCAAGCTACAGAAAACGCAGTAGTAGAGAAAGTTGTGTTTGATAATGTGTCTTTGGAGCTGTTGTCTGTGCCAACTTTGGGTGATCCTCCGTTCGAATCTGTGCAAAAGACATTACAACATTTCGAAGTCTACGATAGTTCTCATGTTTTTGCGTGGAACTTGTCCTCCTTATCTCACATGCAGAACATGAAGAGTTTGATAGTAGAAAATTCTGATGTGTTTAGTTTATATGTTCCGTTCAGTGTGTGGCCAGCGCTGCAATTTGTCCAAATAATTAACTCTAGATTGAAATGGATTCACCCTAGATTGTTGCAAGCAAACCAAGAGTTGGCAATTTGTTCCTTTTCTAATAACGAGATCCGCCATGTTCAGCGTTCTATGTTTCCTGAACCAGCCTCTAACCTTTGGAGTCTCGATTTAAG ttataactGGTTGGAATGGCTTCCTGAAAACATATTTTCTGACATGGATGCTTTAATTGAGCTCAAGATTGACAATAATCAGTTGAAGGAAGTTTCTCAGCGTGTTTTTTCTCCGGTATGGAATAATTTGACACAGTTCTGGTTGGATG GTAATCCATTTTTTTGCAGTACTGCTGACTGGACGAATGGAACCAGAGACTTACCCTTGTTTATGGATTCCTCTAGGTGCCACATGAGAAacaaaattgtgctttttgatgcatattttaaaGGATATTATTGA